Proteins found in one Actinokineospora alba genomic segment:
- a CDS encoding MmcQ/YjbR family DNA-binding protein, whose product MGVSSVQFARMMDKLAEVERAQARDYTSFSVRGKRFGYHWPRTKTVGLKQTLSEQLALVAERPDVFEVQFTAGGFGWVVVHLTKIDADELSELLYEAWRLSAPELLVDDNPLPSAPRA is encoded by the coding sequence ATGGGTGTCTCGAGTGTTCAGTTCGCGCGGATGATGGACAAGCTTGCCGAGGTCGAGCGGGCGCAGGCGCGCGACTACACGTCGTTCAGTGTGCGGGGCAAGCGGTTCGGGTACCACTGGCCGCGGACCAAGACCGTCGGGTTGAAGCAGACGCTGTCGGAGCAGCTCGCGCTGGTCGCCGAGCGGCCCGACGTGTTCGAGGTGCAGTTCACCGCGGGCGGATTCGGCTGGGTCGTGGTGCACCTGACGAAGATCGACGCCGACGAGCTGTCCGAGCTGCTCTACGAGGCGTGGCGGCTCTCCGCCCCCGAGCTCCTCGTCGACGACAACCCGCTCCCCAGCGCGCCTAGGGCCTAG
- a CDS encoding RNA-guided endonuclease InsQ/TnpB family protein — MSRFRLQPTPAQERALLEYCAHVRFVWNLAVEQHAHWRPGRKSVPGLTEQCRQLTEARAVNPWLAAGSVIVQQQALKDFSQAMANFFGRTHRRPTWRRRGRAEGFRIVAVKPGDLRRVSRKVGEVRVPKVGWVRFRWSRAVADGVKSYRVTRDRVGRWHVAFALVPDAIAGPGTGAVVGVDRGVVVSAALSTGELLNASMLRGPEKARLLRLQRRLARAQRGSNRRGKVKTAIARLKARETDRRKDWVEKTSTRLAREFDVVAVENLKISNMTRSAKGTRETPGRGVRQKAGLNRGILANGWGRLVTRLEQKAPGRVVKVDPRFTSQRCSACGVVDREARESQAAFRCRSCGFACNADVNAALNIRLAAGHAVTARGGPPSGEPANREPQRDPLAG, encoded by the coding sequence ATGTCCCGGTTCCGCCTTCAGCCGACACCCGCTCAGGAGCGGGCGTTGCTGGAGTATTGCGCGCATGTCCGGTTCGTGTGGAATCTCGCCGTAGAGCAGCACGCCCACTGGAGGCCGGGGCGCAAGTCGGTGCCAGGGCTCACCGAGCAGTGCCGCCAGTTGACGGAGGCGCGGGCGGTGAACCCGTGGTTGGCCGCCGGGTCAGTGATCGTGCAGCAGCAGGCGTTGAAGGACTTTTCCCAGGCGATGGCGAACTTCTTCGGCCGAACCCATCGGCGGCCGACCTGGCGCCGACGTGGGCGGGCCGAGGGCTTCCGGATCGTGGCTGTCAAACCGGGCGATCTGCGCAGGGTCTCCCGCAAGGTCGGTGAGGTGCGGGTGCCCAAGGTTGGGTGGGTGCGCTTCCGCTGGTCGCGTGCGGTCGCCGATGGTGTGAAGTCCTACCGGGTCACCCGTGACCGGGTGGGTCGCTGGCATGTGGCGTTCGCCTTGGTGCCCGATGCCATCGCCGGTCCGGGCACGGGTGCGGTGGTGGGCGTGGACCGGGGTGTCGTGGTATCGGCTGCGTTGTCTACCGGGGAACTGTTGAACGCGTCGATGTTGCGCGGACCTGAGAAGGCGCGGCTGCTGAGGCTGCAGCGCAGGCTCGCCCGGGCCCAGCGCGGTTCCAACCGGCGCGGCAAGGTCAAGACGGCCATCGCGAGGCTCAAGGCCCGCGAGACCGACCGGCGTAAGGACTGGGTGGAGAAGACCAGCACCCGCCTTGCCCGGGAGTTCGACGTGGTCGCGGTCGAGAACCTCAAGATCAGCAACATGACCCGGTCGGCGAAGGGCACCCGCGAGACGCCGGGCCGGGGTGTGCGGCAGAAGGCGGGCCTGAACCGGGGCATCCTCGCCAACGGGTGGGGTCGGTTGGTGACTCGGCTGGAGCAGAAGGCTCCGGGGCGGGTGGTGAAGGTCGACCCGCGGTTCACGAGTCAGCGTTGTTCGGCGTGTGGGGTTGTGGATCGGGAGGCGCGCGAGAGCCAAGCCGCCTTCCGGTGCCGGTCCTGCGGTTTCGCCTGCAACGCGGACGTGAACGCGGCACTGAATATTCGACTCGCGGCAGGGCATGCCGTGACTGCACGGGGAGGCCCGCCGTCGGGTGAGCCCGCGAACCGTGAACCTCAACGCGATCCCCTCGCGGGGTAA
- a CDS encoding helix-turn-helix transcriptional regulator: protein MGDVLDVETDHGRVYRALVGQPRTRVPGIVERTGLSVEVVETTLRDLLDEGAVSELGGAWEAHSPAEVTEELLRRDAERQAGLRRNGLELEQLFRFVRRESGHYGALEVIDDTARISWTAQQMQRAAKEQFRVVDRPPYFAPDEYYVNQEVMQRERMDAGVVYRTIYFESAFDDPLIGPNMARMMAAGEQARTMEDPPIKLLLADYDSAVLTLEAEGAHGVVSLFVRPSGLLDVLSGVFETLWKLSVPVSASRIEGFVDDRDRQIISLMASGATDDAIARRLNLSRRTVVRRTAALFDRLGATTRFQAGVQASRRGWL from the coding sequence ATGGGCGACGTGCTGGATGTCGAGACGGATCATGGGCGGGTGTACCGGGCCCTTGTCGGCCAGCCGCGGACGCGGGTACCGGGCATCGTCGAGCGGACGGGTCTCTCCGTCGAGGTCGTGGAGACGACGCTGCGCGACCTGCTCGACGAGGGGGCGGTGTCCGAGCTCGGGGGAGCGTGGGAAGCACACTCGCCCGCGGAGGTCACCGAGGAACTGCTGCGCCGCGACGCCGAACGCCAGGCGGGCCTGCGGCGCAACGGGCTGGAGTTGGAGCAGCTGTTCCGTTTCGTCCGGCGGGAAAGCGGCCACTACGGCGCGCTCGAGGTCATCGACGACACCGCGCGCATCTCGTGGACGGCGCAGCAGATGCAGCGCGCCGCCAAGGAGCAGTTCCGGGTGGTCGACCGGCCGCCGTACTTCGCGCCCGACGAGTACTACGTCAACCAGGAAGTCATGCAGCGCGAACGGATGGACGCGGGGGTGGTCTACCGGACCATCTACTTCGAGTCCGCGTTCGACGACCCGCTGATCGGGCCCAACATGGCGCGGATGATGGCGGCGGGGGAGCAGGCACGCACGATGGAGGATCCGCCGATCAAGCTGCTGCTGGCCGACTACGACTCCGCCGTGCTCACCCTGGAGGCGGAGGGCGCGCACGGCGTGGTGTCGCTGTTCGTCCGGCCGTCCGGTCTGCTCGACGTGCTGTCCGGGGTGTTCGAGACCCTGTGGAAGCTCTCGGTCCCGGTGTCGGCCTCGCGCATCGAGGGTTTCGTCGACGACCGGGACCGGCAGATCATCTCGCTGATGGCCAGCGGGGCGACCGACGACGCGATCGCCCGGCGGCTGAACCTGTCGCGCCGCACGGTGGTGCGGCGCACCGCCGCCCTGTTCGACCGGCTGGGCGCCACGACCAGGTTCCAGGCCGGGGTACAGGCCTCCCGCCGCGGTTGGCTCTGA
- a CDS encoding chymotrypsin family serine protease yields the protein MSRGIRSKPRLAALGLAVVGLAAGLLGVVGPTSTAATSVTLGGGSGIAFDKGLPAEVTQATAFGCTLTAVGYDRTGNLVGLTNAHCFIQADGTKLVGEPIYKNVAPAGTAFNTAKVITPDTDTGVIGTVTHVSTPNNLASDGPDGLDYAVIDLDETKVVPTTTVGAVTITSVGAVPGAGVRMCKQGQTTGLTCGFNLGNRGIWFAHTIWTWAGDSGAPVVVGQTLVGNAWGLQHGSPILSIIADMDANGGVGAGFRVAA from the coding sequence ATGTCTCGGGGAATCCGATCCAAACCACGGCTCGCGGCGCTGGGGCTCGCCGTCGTCGGCCTCGCCGCGGGCCTACTTGGGGTCGTGGGTCCGACCTCGACCGCGGCCACCTCCGTCACCCTCGGCGGCGGCAGCGGAATCGCCTTCGACAAAGGGCTTCCGGCTGAGGTCACGCAGGCGACCGCGTTCGGCTGCACGCTCACGGCGGTCGGGTACGACCGGACCGGGAACCTGGTCGGGCTGACCAACGCCCACTGCTTCATCCAGGCCGACGGCACCAAACTGGTCGGCGAGCCGATCTACAAGAACGTCGCACCCGCGGGCACGGCGTTCAACACGGCGAAGGTGATCACGCCCGACACGGACACCGGCGTCATCGGCACCGTCACTCACGTCAGCACCCCGAACAACCTGGCGTCCGACGGCCCCGACGGCCTGGACTACGCGGTGATCGACCTGGACGAGACCAAGGTCGTGCCCACGACCACCGTCGGCGCGGTGACGATCACCTCGGTCGGCGCCGTTCCGGGGGCAGGCGTGCGGATGTGCAAGCAGGGCCAGACGACCGGCCTCACCTGCGGCTTCAACCTCGGCAACCGCGGGATCTGGTTCGCCCACACGATCTGGACCTGGGCCGGTGACTCGGGCGCGCCCGTCGTGGTGGGCCAGACCCTGGTGGGCAACGCGTGGGGACTGCAGCACGGCAGCCCGATCCTGAGCATCATCGCCGACATGGACGCCAACGGCGGTGTCGGCGCCGGATTCCGGGTCGCGGCCTAG
- a CDS encoding sugar ABC transporter substrate-binding protein — protein sequence MRARRSLAVVAVVLTLLSACGSTPQPAEAARSKGVKVALVPGGPHPYFTAWRLGGAQAKERFEVGEVTYDESSDWDPAKQARTLSSLGAQGYTAFGVFAVSQVDTNAMFSRLKRDGMVVASLGSCPGETTNKADFCLATDVELAAYKATKAAIAAIGGRGTLVHLTGNSVDTNTLRRTAGVRHAVDETEGAVTLLATVTDVDKDQDASDRAVVDLLAEKGTAIGAIVTTGYLPAIAAVRGVRSSGLPIKIVGIDDDPLILDGIRDGSVAATVVQNPVGQAYVGTWALTQLSIGECKNNRRGAIVDSGSFVVTTANVDTYDEERKAKTEQLIDEFRADVLACA from the coding sequence ATGCGCGCACGCAGGTCACTAGCGGTGGTCGCGGTCGTGCTGACCCTGCTGTCGGCGTGCGGTTCGACCCCTCAGCCCGCCGAGGCCGCGCGGTCCAAGGGGGTGAAGGTGGCCTTGGTGCCAGGCGGCCCGCATCCCTACTTCACCGCGTGGCGGCTCGGCGGCGCCCAGGCCAAGGAGCGGTTCGAGGTCGGCGAGGTCACCTATGACGAGTCGAGCGACTGGGATCCGGCGAAGCAGGCTCGAACCCTGAGCTCGCTGGGCGCGCAGGGGTACACCGCCTTCGGCGTGTTCGCGGTGTCCCAAGTGGACACCAACGCCATGTTCTCCCGGCTGAAGCGCGACGGCATGGTGGTCGCGTCGTTGGGGTCCTGCCCCGGGGAGACGACGAACAAAGCCGACTTCTGCCTCGCCACCGACGTGGAGCTCGCGGCGTACAAGGCCACCAAGGCCGCGATCGCCGCCATCGGCGGCCGGGGCACGCTGGTGCATCTCACCGGGAACTCGGTCGACACCAACACGTTGCGCCGGACGGCCGGTGTCCGGCACGCGGTGGACGAGACCGAGGGCGCCGTGACGCTGCTGGCGACGGTGACCGACGTCGACAAGGACCAGGACGCCTCCGACCGGGCGGTGGTCGATCTCCTCGCGGAGAAGGGCACGGCGATCGGCGCGATCGTGACGACCGGCTACCTGCCCGCCATCGCCGCCGTGCGCGGCGTGCGGTCCTCCGGGCTGCCGATCAAGATCGTCGGCATCGACGACGATCCGCTGATCCTCGATGGCATCCGGGACGGCTCCGTGGCCGCGACGGTGGTGCAGAACCCGGTGGGCCAGGCCTACGTGGGCACCTGGGCGCTGACCCAGCTGTCGATCGGCGAGTGCAAGAACAACCGGCGCGGCGCCATCGTGGACTCGGGCTCGTTCGTCGTCACCACGGCCAATGTGGACACCTACGACGAGGAGCGCAAGGCCAAGACCGAGCAGCTGATCGACGAGTTCCGGGCCGACGTGCTCGCCTGCGCGTGA
- a CDS encoding SRPBCC family protein, with the protein MTDERFEVRRQIAAPPAKVFALLCDPRGHVAIDSSGMLQSAEGEPVRQVGDEFVVHMDREALNDYPMGKYKVTVIITRFEPDAAIEWTISGQIQPPLRHLYGYRLEPSEIGTLVTSYYDWSEIEERYRDKNIFPVIPEAALRATLGILARTVE; encoded by the coding sequence ATGACCGACGAGCGTTTCGAGGTTCGACGACAGATCGCCGCGCCGCCCGCGAAGGTGTTCGCCCTGCTGTGCGACCCGCGCGGCCATGTGGCGATCGACAGTTCCGGGATGCTCCAGTCCGCCGAAGGCGAGCCGGTGCGGCAGGTGGGCGACGAGTTCGTCGTGCACATGGACCGCGAGGCGCTCAACGACTACCCGATGGGCAAGTACAAGGTCACCGTGATCATCACCCGGTTCGAGCCGGACGCCGCCATCGAGTGGACGATCTCGGGGCAGATCCAGCCTCCGCTCAGGCATCTCTATGGCTACCGGCTGGAGCCGAGCGAGATCGGGACCCTGGTGACGTCGTACTACGACTGGAGCGAGATCGAGGAGCGGTACCGGGACAAGAACATCTTCCCCGTCATCCCGGAGGCCGCGCTGCGGGCGACCCTCGGCATCCTCGCGCGCACCGTGGAGTGA
- a CDS encoding serine hydrolase domain-containing protein codes for MRTKTRGTSWVLAGVVLAASVGIAPAASAAEPHAATQAAIDTLKTTNVSPGAGVVVRDGDTQWDLSSGTRALGQNLPFGPDHKVRAGSLTKSFTSAITLQLVAEGKLDLDATVETYLLGVVKGNGYDGTKITVRQLLNHTSGIADYVIPFTLNPFVHLFTHTKAEMVGWGLSVAPYFAPGTSHQYSGTNFLLAGMIIEKVTGRTYEQELDSRIITPLGLTNTYIPAPGYKALPPGHVRGYVGRVVYADFTQMVEPSVGQSSGGIVTSGADATKFFQALITGKVVPAAQLAEMLKVTGIPGPGVDYGLGLIRYPLPCGGEAYGHPGVWPGYQSVAAATTDGRSAFVVLNVLPAVDAISGAGVDRTVALGTALCDRG; via the coding sequence ATGCGCACGAAAACCAGGGGGACGAGCTGGGTGCTGGCGGGGGTGGTGCTCGCCGCGTCGGTGGGCATCGCGCCCGCGGCGTCCGCGGCGGAGCCGCACGCCGCCACGCAGGCCGCCATCGACACCCTCAAGACCACCAACGTCTCGCCGGGGGCGGGCGTGGTGGTCCGCGACGGCGACACCCAGTGGGATCTGAGCAGTGGAACCCGGGCCCTGGGCCAGAATCTGCCGTTCGGCCCCGACCACAAGGTCCGCGCGGGCAGCCTGACCAAGTCGTTCACGTCCGCGATCACGCTGCAGCTGGTCGCCGAGGGAAAGCTCGATCTCGACGCAACGGTGGAGACCTACCTTCTCGGTGTGGTCAAGGGAAACGGCTATGACGGCACCAAGATCACCGTGCGGCAGCTGCTGAACCACACCAGCGGAATCGCCGACTACGTCATTCCCTTCACCCTCAACCCGTTCGTCCACCTGTTCACGCACACGAAGGCCGAGATGGTGGGCTGGGGCCTGTCAGTCGCGCCGTACTTCGCGCCGGGGACCTCACACCAGTACTCCGGCACCAACTTCCTCCTCGCGGGCATGATCATCGAGAAGGTCACCGGTCGGACCTACGAGCAGGAGCTGGACTCCCGGATCATCACCCCGCTCGGCCTGACCAACACCTACATCCCGGCCCCGGGCTACAAAGCGCTGCCGCCGGGACACGTCCGCGGCTACGTCGGCCGGGTGGTGTACGCCGACTTCACCCAGATGGTCGAGCCGAGCGTCGGGCAGTCCAGCGGCGGCATCGTGACCAGCGGCGCCGACGCGACCAAGTTCTTCCAGGCCCTGATCACCGGCAAGGTCGTTCCCGCCGCGCAGCTCGCGGAGATGCTCAAGGTCACCGGCATCCCCGGGCCGGGCGTGGACTACGGCCTCGGCCTGATCCGCTACCCGCTTCCCTGCGGCGGCGAGGCCTACGGCCACCCCGGCGTCTGGCCCGGCTACCAGTCCGTCGCGGCCGCGACCACCGACGGGCGGTCGGCTTTCGTCGTGCTCAACGTCCTGCCCGCCGTCGACGCCATCAGCGGCGCCGGTGTCGACCGCACGGTCGCCCTGGGCACCGCCCTGTGCGACCGGGGCTGA